GGCCTAGCCGACCTGTACGAGCCGGACGCCGACGATTTTGTTGCTGAGACCGACCCCGCGCGCATCCGCGAGGTGATGGCGCAGACGCATCAAACGGCGCTCGAGGCCGCCGACGTTGCCGAGGGCACGGGTGAGTTGCCGCACTCGAGCGTGGAAGCCTCCCTCATCCACATGATGGTCCACGACGCCCACCCCCGCGGCCAGCTCCTGCTGGCGCTCAAGACGGCGGGCCATGCCCTGCCCGACGAAGACCTCATGTGGGGACCGTGGCGGGGCGAGGGAGACAGGGCGTGAACGGGCTGATGACCTCAGACGCCTTGCTCGAGCACTGGCAGGGCCACCGGCGGCTGACCCGCCGCACCCTCGAGGCCTTTCCCGAAGCCGAACTCTTTAGCTACCTTCCCGCCCCGCCCTTGCGCTCCTTTGCCGAAATGATGCGCGAGGCGCTTGAAATCGAGCCGGTCTTACGCGGCGTGGCGACGGGTGAGTGGCGCTGGGAGACGCGCTACGAGCATGTCAAAACTAAAGAAGCTTATCTCGCTGCCTGGGACGAGTCGAATGAAACCCTTTTGCGATACTGGCAAGACGTGAGCACAAAAAAGCTCCTCGAGCTTGAAGCCGATCATTTCTTCGGCGGGCCGCCGAAGACAAACCTGGCGCGCGTGCTCTATCTCATCGACAACGAAATCCACCACCGGGCCCAAGGATACGTCTATTTGCGCCTGCTCGGCAGGACGCCACCCGCCTTTTACGAGCGATAAGACGGAGCCCCATGCCTGACGCCCGAAAGGAGACAAGCGATATGCAAGAACTCGCCAACTACCGTTACCGAGGTGCTCGAGCCCTGGTTCTTTTGCACGAGAGGCATCTGCGCTCGTTTGTAGAGACCTGGCGGGAGGCCAAGGCAGCAAACGTGACGCTGCCCGAAACGGACGATCGGGCCTACCGATCTATGGACACGCTGCTGGGGCACGTGCTTGCAGCCGCTCGAGGCTACATGCTGTGGATGTGCAAACAGCTCGAGCTTCCGGACCCAGGCATCGATCCCATCCCCGACGACGAGGAGATGGCAAGTCGCGCCGAAGCTTACCTCGAGCACCTTCTGGAGCGTTGGCGCTTACCTCTCGTTGACCTGGCAGAAGAAGCGCTCTACCAGCCCGAGTACGTTGCCAACAACGGGACCCACCACTTGTGCATCGACGTCATGCTCGAGCACGCGGTGATGCACCCCATCAGGCACCAGTTTCAGCTCGAGAATCTAATGACCAAGGCGTAAGCGGCGCGACGCCGCAGGACTACTCGTTAAGGAGGATGCAGCGATGAAGCAATACAAGCCACAAGGGTACTCGAGCGTCTCGGCTTATGTGGTAGCGGACGGAGCGCAGGGCGTCATCGATTTTCTGGGCGCGACGTTCGGCGCCAAGCAGACGCGCCGCTTTGATATGCCCGACGGCACCATCATGCACGCCGAGGTCCAGATCGACGACACGGTCGTGATGATCGCTGACGGCGGAGGCGAACATCCGGCCTTTCCGGTCTGGCTCCACGTTTACGTGCCCGACGTGGACGCCTCGTACCGGCGCGCTCTCGAGGCGGGTGGCCTCTCCGTCGAAGAGCCGAGTCAAAGGGATGGTGACCCTGACCGTCGCGCGGGAGTAAAAGACCCAGCGGGCAACACCTGGTGGATCGCCACGCAGGTCATGGAGGCAACGGATGAGTGAACTTTTGACCCCAGACGCCCTGCTCGAGCACTGGGAGGGCCACCGGCGGCTCACCTTGCGCGTGCTCGAGGCTTTTCCGGAGGAGGAGCTGTTCGGCTATAGCCCTGCTGCGCCCATGCGTCCCTTCGGGGGCATGGTCGCTGAAATCATCAACGTCGAAAAGGTCTTGGTGAACGCCCTGCTGACGGGGGAATGGCGCTTTGAGAACGCTCAGGAGTTTACGAGCAAAGGCGACTTGCTCGAAGCCTGCGCTCAGGTGCGCGGGGAGACGAGGGCGCGCTGGCCGGAGCTGAAACCAGCGCGCCTGCTCGAGATAGGGCCCGTTCCCTTGCCAAAACCCCTCTCCCCCCTCGAAGACTTCCTCTACATGATCGACAACGAGATCCACCACCGCGCCCAGGGCTACGTCTACTTGCGTCTCTTGGGCATAGAGCCGCCCGCCTTCTTCGAGCGGTAAGGGAGAAACAAATGACACGCAAACAAGAAAAGACAGCACTCAGCGTCGATGAGCTCCTGACGAACTATTCCCCGACAGTGAACAGCTTGGTCCACGGGTTATGGGGGCTCGTGCGCGAGGTCAAGCCAGACGCCGCCGAGCACGTTCACGCGGGTTGGAAGGCCATCATCTTCGAGGGCGGCGTCTATATCGCACCTCTCAAGGGAGGCGCCAATGTGGGCTTTTACAAGGGCGTCCATTTACCCGATCCCGAGAACTTGCTCGAGGGAACCGGCAAAGAGCTTCGGCACGTGAAGATCCGCAAAGAGAGCGATGTCAAGCCTGAGCCGCTCAAGAGGCTAATTCGTGAAGCGTTTGCCTATAAGGCACCGGCTTAGGCCGGACGGATTGAAACGATGAAAAGGCTCACCGACCGACAATTCGACATTCTCAAGGTCATCGGCGGGCTCGAGGACGAGCTGGGCCGCGCGCCGACCGTCACGGAACTGGCAACGCGCTTGGGCATCAGCCGCCAGAACAGCCGCGAGCACGTCTGGGCCTTGCGCGGGCTCGGCTACCTCACCTTCAGGGCGCAGAGCCGGCAGAGCCTCAGCCCCGCCCTGACCGAGAGGGCGCGCGCGCTCCTGGGCGGGCCCGGCTTCGCCGTCTTGGGCAGCATCGCCGCGGGCGAGCCCATCCACGCCGCCGAGAACCTCGAGGGCTACACCAACCGCCTGACCGACCTCCTGCCCCTGCAAGAGCAGGACTTCCTGCTCAAGGTAGACGGCGACTCGATGACCGGCGCGGGCTACTTTCCCGGCGACTACGTGGTGGTCAGACCCAGCGAAGAGGTCATGGACGGCGAGATCGTGGTGGCCTTTTTGCCCGACGAGGAGAGCGCTACCTTAAAGCGCCTGTACAAGCAGGACGGCACGGTTCTGCTCATCGCCGAAAACCCCGCCTACGCGCCCATCCGTCTGCCCACCCAGCAGGTCAAGGTGCAGGGCGTGGTGGTCGGCCACGTCGGCTTCCGGCGCGGCCGCCGCCCGCTCCGCGACATGCTGCTCGAGTAAACGACCATCCTTACCCCTTCCTGGAGGAGGACCATGCTCAACACCCACGAGGGAATAAAAGGAGTTGCGCGCTAGCCGGCCTCGAGGTAGTCTTTGATCACGCCGTAGAGCGCGAGCAGGTCCGCGTCCGGCCCCACCTCGATCGCCTGCAGGCCGGACGCCAGGGCGCCGCTAATGTCCGCCTCGCGGTTGTCGCCGACCATCAGCGTGTGCCGGGGCAGGACGCCCAGGCGCTCGCAGGCGAGCCCGAAGATGAGGGGGTGGGGTTTGCGCGAGGCCACGTCGTCGTCGCCCGAGATGAGTACGCTCTCGAAGTAGCCGGCCAGACCCGAGGCTTCGAGCGCCCGCCGCTGCATGTCGCTCGGCCCGTTGGTGACTAGCGCCAGCGGCATCTCCCGCGCCGCCCGCGCCAAGAGTTCGCGCGCCCCCGGCCGCACCCTGATGTCGTGGCTATAGGCCAGAAGCGTCCTCTCTATCACCTCGTCCATAGCAGCGGGCGCACGGTAGCCCAAGATCTGCAAGGCGCTCAGCGCCGCCGAGTGGAGGGTCACCGCGCCGTCGCGCAGGAGCCCCTGCACGAGCTCGTCGGCAAAGGCTTCGCGGTCTTCGGCGGGAATCTCGAGACCGTCGGCCACGGCAAACATGAGCGTGGGAAAGTTGCCCCTGTAGGTGACGAGGGTGCCATCGAAGTCGAAGAGAATGGCGGTTTTCATAGCTCTATTCTATGCCGGCCGCGGCACTTCGTCCGCGCCGATGCCCGCTGCCGTCTCTTGGGACCGGCCTTCAGGCCACGGGATGAAAAGCGGAGCAGAACGGGTCTTGCGCCTGCCCTCGCTAACCGAGCGTTCCCGGCAAGCGGCGCGGACGAAAGCCGCCTGTGCGACTTGCAACCGCGCCGACTTGCAATCT
This portion of the Deinococcota bacterium genome encodes:
- a CDS encoding damage-inducible protein DinB → GLADLYEPDADDFVAETDPARIREVMAQTHQTALEAADVAEGTGELPHSSVEASLIHMMVHDAHPRGQLLLALKTAGHALPDEDLMWGPWRGEGDRA
- a CDS encoding DinB family protein; the encoded protein is MNGLMTSDALLEHWQGHRRLTRRTLEAFPEAELFSYLPAPPLRSFAEMMREALEIEPVLRGVATGEWRWETRYEHVKTKEAYLAAWDESNETLLRYWQDVSTKKLLELEADHFFGGPPKTNLARVLYLIDNEIHHRAQGYVYLRLLGRTPPAFYER
- a CDS encoding VOC family protein; the encoded protein is MKQYKPQGYSSVSAYVVADGAQGVIDFLGATFGAKQTRRFDMPDGTIMHAEVQIDDTVVMIADGGGEHPAFPVWLHVYVPDVDASYRRALEAGGLSVEEPSQRDGDPDRRAGVKDPAGNTWWIATQVMEATDE
- a CDS encoding DinB family protein translates to MSELLTPDALLEHWEGHRRLTLRVLEAFPEEELFGYSPAAPMRPFGGMVAEIINVEKVLVNALLTGEWRFENAQEFTSKGDLLEACAQVRGETRARWPELKPARLLEIGPVPLPKPLSPLEDFLYMIDNEIHHRAQGYVYLRLLGIEPPAFFER
- a CDS encoding DUF1801 domain-containing protein — translated: MREVKPDAAEHVHAGWKAIIFEGGVYIAPLKGGANVGFYKGVHLPDPENLLEGTGKELRHVKIRKESDVKPEPLKRLIREAFAYKAPA
- the lexA gene encoding transcriptional repressor LexA — its product is MKRLTDRQFDILKVIGGLEDELGRAPTVTELATRLGISRQNSREHVWALRGLGYLTFRAQSRQSLSPALTERARALLGGPGFAVLGSIAAGEPIHAAENLEGYTNRLTDLLPLQEQDFLLKVDGDSMTGAGYFPGDYVVVRPSEEVMDGEIVVAFLPDEESATLKRLYKQDGTVLLIAENPAYAPIRLPTQQVKVQGVVVGHVGFRRGRRPLRDMLLE
- a CDS encoding HAD family hydrolase, which gives rise to MKTAILFDFDGTLVTYRGNFPTLMFAVADGLEIPAEDREAFADELVQGLLRDGAVTLHSAALSALQILGYRAPAAMDEVIERTLLAYSHDIRVRPGARELLARAAREMPLALVTNGPSDMQRRALEASGLAGYFESVLISGDDDVASRKPHPLIFGLACERLGVLPRHTLMVGDNREADISGALASGLQAIEVGPDADLLALYGVIKDYLEAG